The Besnoitia besnoiti strain Bb-Ger1 chromosome IV, whole genome shotgun sequence genome contains a region encoding:
- a CDS encoding SNF2 family N-terminal domain-containing protein (encoded by transcript BESB_055970), protein MRVFIPPFRKAVCPEDDQPSSVGAAADSKSTPSSIERVKIEGSGTHWLRSRLMACCVLHENTAEMREGAPRIPPTTAAGRTEATGPITSSEFLGYKVLYTKRSLKKRKRYNDGILLVKAGSLVLINDAGTDVAKLSVKRGWSDDKGPGSTLVLGNFELELCERILKEDYSSGRSFINNCESSRIQINEPQAKATRRFRTPAQSHHLYHWRETSTKEVTVPPGALQIAVWEEPTGAHQPIWIDAFLNTHLRPHQKEGVCWMYSQLLKGEGCILADTMGLGKTIQALSLLWVAVSQPAWRRPLASKCCVVCPASLVGNWTHEIKKWLGNRITFLVASGDGKETKTTLQQFAAANTCKLVIISYDQLRKLSGSITSSIDMLICDEGHRLKSSRTQTARNLLQLPCKHRIILSGTPLQNDVDELHACCSFVRPGAMPDHRIFAKVFKEPILKARLPTATMAEKQLGKIRVNGVSAVQSRFMLRRTDEVLIPFVPPKKTIAIFVNLVDRQKLIYEAVCNPAQAAQLSVKGRRQLDDVMRAILSNPLYINARRKRRSPFSNQLQGIPDTFEDAVFGGSAGIHPSLIGRQGLSSCVWPDCETRHSISPSSQVVIVSNFTSTLDSIEIAMLAKGYTFLRLDGSTLVKERTGIVQSFNESKEYFAFLLSSKAGGVGLNLTGANRLILVDPDWNPANDKQALSRVWRPGQKNPVYIYRLIGARTIEERILQRQRYKTTLSEVALRVLRRKCKP, encoded by the exons ATGCGGGTATTCATACCGCCATTTCGCAAAGCTGTCTGTCCAGAGGACGACCAACCTAGTTCagtcggcgctgccgccgactcAAAATCCACTCCGTCATCTATCGAACGAGTTAAAATAGAAGGGAGCGGTACGCATTGGCTGCGTTCGCGGCTCATGGCATGCTGTGTCTTACACGAAAATACGGCAGAGATGAGGGAAGGTGCACCCAGGATACCGCCAACAACTGCTGCGGGCCGCACTGAGGCCACAGGCCCAATCACGTCCAGCGAATTTCTCGGATACAAGGTGTTGTACACAAAACGCTCTTTGAAGAAACGGAAAAGATACAA TGACGGGATTCTTCTAGTAAAGGCAGGAAGCCTAGTGTTAATTAATGATGCC GGAACAGATGTGGCTAAGTTAAGCGTAAAGCGTGGTTGGTCGGACGATAAAGGCCCCGGATCAACTCTTG TCCTCGGAAACTTCGAGCTTGAGCTCTGCGAGCGTATTCTAAAGGAAGATTATTCCTCTGGACGTTCCTTCAT TAACAACTGCGAATCGAGCCGGATCCAGATTAATGAACCGCAAGCcaaagcgacgaggcgattCCGTACTCCTGCACAGTCTCACCACTTGTATCACTGGAGAGAGACGTCTACCAAGGAAGTAACTGTGCCGCCCGGCG CGCTCCAGATTGCTGTTTGGGAAGAACCGACAGGCGCGCACCAACCGATATGGATTGATGCTTTCCTGAATACGCATCTTAGACCTCACCAAAAGGAAGGCGTATGTTGGATGTATAGCCAGCTGCTCAAGGGAGAAGGCTGCATTCTCGCGGATACAATGGGACTAGGAAAGACAATCCAggctctgtctctgctgtgGGTGGCAGTGTCTCAGCCCGCATGGCGACGGCCACTTGCATCCAAGTGCTGTGTCGTATGTCCAGCCAGTCTTGTTGGCAACTGGACTCATG AGATCAAGAAGTGGCTCGGCAACAGAATAACCTTTTTGGTAGCATCCGGCGATGGGAAGGAAACGAAAACAACTCTGCAGCAGTTTGCTGCCGCAAATACATGCAAGCTCGTCATCATCTCGTACGATCAACTGAG GAAGCTCTCTGGTAGTATTACCTCCTCTATTGACATGCTTATATGCGACGAAGGCCACCGCCTGAAGTCATCAAGAACCCAGACAGCACGCaacctgctgcagctgccttgTAAACACAGAATAATCCTTTCTG GGACCCCACTTCAAAACGACGTG GATGAGCTGCATGCTTGCTGTTCTTTTGTACGACCGGGAGCTATGCCAGATCATCGAATCTTCGCAAAGGTCTTCAAGGAGCCTATTTTGAAGGCGCGCTTGCCGACAGCCACCATGGCTGAGAAGCAACTGGGTAAAATACGGGTCAACGGTG TATCAGCTGTGCAGTCTCGGTTCATGCTACGTCGGACCGATGAAGTCCTGATTCCATTTG TGCCGCCTAAGAAAACGATTGCCATCTTCGTGAACCTCGTGGACCGGCAAAAACTCATCTATGAGGCGGTCTGCAA cccCGCTCAGGCAGCTCAGCTGAGTGTgaaaggaagaagacaacTCGACGACGTTATGAGGGCTATACTTAGTAACCCACTGTACATCAATGCACGTCGAAAGCGACGCAGTCCCTTCAGCAATCAGTTGCAGGGAATTCCGGACACATTCGAAGATGCGGTTTTTGGAGGGTCTGCTGGCATCCATCCGAGCCTCATCGGACGACAAGGTTTGAGCAGTTGCGTGTGGCCTGATTGCGAGACTAGGCATTCCATTAGTCCTTCTTCACAGGTTGTTATTGTTAGCAATTTCACTTCTACTCTGGACAGTATTGAAATTGCCATGCTAGCCAAAGGTTACACGTTCCTGCGGCTTGATGGATCCACACTCGTGAAGGAGCGCACCGGCATTGTACAATCTTTCAACGAGAGCAAAGAGTATTTCGCGTTTCTGTTGTCGTCCAAGGCTGGAGGAGTGGGTCTGAACCTGACAGGAGCGAACAGGCTCATTTTGGTAGATCCTGATTG GAACCCCGCCAACGACAAGCAG GCGCTCTCGAGGGTATGGCGCCCAGGCCAGAAAAATCCGGTGTACATATACAGGCTTATCGGCGCCCGAACGATCGAGGAAAGAATCCTTCAACGGCAACGCTATAAGACAACTCTGTCTGAGGTGGCGCTGCGCGTTCTACGCCGTAAATGCAAGCCATGA
- a CDS encoding hypothetical protein (encoded by transcript BESB_055950), whose amino-acid sequence MGCAHSKKQRKQGAKVTKVAAAFEAGKAGAATSQAKNAEAERKRREEHLGKLRKSKTHKAHKQAAEKKVAECFKDKPPTGGTAPPQYRRGS is encoded by the coding sequence ATGGGGTGTGCACACTCGAAGAAGCAACGCAAGCAGGGAGCCAAGGTCACCAAagtcgcggccgccttcgAAGCTGGGAAAGCGGGAGCCGCTACCTCGCAGGCAAAGAACGCTGAGgccgagagaaagaggcgagaggagcaCTTGGGCAAGTTAAGAAAGAGCAAAACACACAAGGCACACAAACAGGCTGCGGAGAAAAAAGTAGCCGAGTGCTTTAAGGACAAACCTCCTACTGGAGGTACGGCTCCTCCACAGTACCGTAGAGGCTCATGA
- a CDS encoding hypothetical protein (encoded by transcript BESB_055960) → MRRVPVVSGEGEEVEEDSGSSQSVPVTFRTADRSDQHGREAGDSATTKQKEMTDELPTALPQMADGVPGLVSDVYASDEGHILESSEEPKSEEFSSKDELAGKQPPQEALEIRKPKEERGEGKREEQEREFCLRGRAQPEQAERLSGGSASGSAYAEPRQRSADSSSADIKQVVLEYEPVPDRQTQKSGYALVDSVNSFLDSWLVPEEGAKVVPPPAPIVAPVVVTKVDSAPQPHCRGEEAESVWSQLRSLQACTHIDLYETRPECPKCHQPLPGDKRPQPQTWTRWIFKQCEEPVDLQAEFLVYPNPLVYIGRPRPDIDQPWFGTTSYVPA, encoded by the coding sequence ATGAGGAGAGTTCCGGTGGTGTCGGGTGAAGGGGAGGAAGTGGAGGAGGACTCTGGATCGAGTCAATCGGTGCCAGTGACTTTCCGAACGGCAGATAGAAGTGACCAACATGGGCGTGAAGCCGGTGATAGTGCGACAACAAAGCAAAAGGAAATGACAGACGAGTTACCAACTGCCTTGCCCCAAATGGCAGACGGCGTGCCGGGGCTGGTCTCGGACGTTTATGCCAGCGATGAAGGACATATCCTAGAGTCAAGCGAGGAGCCGAAATCCGAGGAATTTTCTTCCAAAGATGAACTCGCAGGGAAACAGCCACCGCAAGAGGCTCTTGAGATCAGGAAAccaaaagaagagagaggagaaggaaagcgaGAAGAGCAAGAGAGGGAGTTTTGCCTGCGTGGACGCGCACAGCCCGAGCAAGCAGAACGCCTATCCGGAGGGAGTGCATCTGGAAGTGCCTACGCAGAACCACGGCAGAGAAGCGCAGATTCCAGTTCGGCGGACATCAAGCAAGTCGTCCTCGAGTATGAGCCGGTACCAGATCGGCAGACTCAAAAGAGCGGGTACGCCCTGGTGGACTCTGTAAACAGCTTTCTCGACAGCTGGTTGGTCCCCGAGGAAGGTGCCAAGGTggtccccccccccgcccccatCGTAGCTCCAGTCGTCGTTACGAAAGTGGACTCCGCCCCTCAGCCTCACTGCAGAGgtgaagaggcagagagcgtATGGTCGCAGCTGAGGTCGTTGCAGGCATGCACCCATATCGATCTGTATGAAACACGGCCCGAGTGCCCGAAGTGTCACCAACCCCTCCCCGGTGACAAAAGGCCGCAACCCCAAACCTGGACGAGATGGATTTTCAAGCAGTGCGAAGAGCCTGTGGACCTTCAGGCAGAATTCCTTGTGTATCCAAATCCTCTTGTGTACATCGGTCGCCCCCGACCGGACATCGATCAACCTTGGTTCGGTACTACCTCCTACGTACCTGCGTAG